Genomic DNA from Desulfuromonas versatilis:
CTCCAGGATCCGGATATGCTTGCGGAATTTGTTGAAGAAACCCAGAAAGCCGTGGAAGAGCAAGCCTGAGAGCAGAAACGGCACACCCAGGCCGGCCGAATAGGCGCTGAGCAGAACGATTCCCTTGGTGGCGCCGCCCGAAGTGCCGGCCACCAGGGTGAGGATGCCGCCGAGAATCGGGCCGATGCAGGGGGTCCAGCCGGCGGCGAAGGCCAGCCCGACCAGGAAGGTGCCGACAAAGCCGTGAGGCTTGTTGTGAATCTGCACGCGTTTTTCACCGAGCAGGATGCCGAAATGGAACAGCCCGCTCATGTGCACCCCGAACAGAAAGATCAGGATGCCGCCTATCTTCTGCACCCAGCCCAACCCCTCGCGCAGGTGCTCCTGAAAGGTGAAGGAGGCGAGCCCCGCCACCGCGCCGAGGGTGATGAAGACCGCCGAAAAGCCGCAGATGAAGATCAGCGAATGGAACAGCACCGCCAGACGCACCTTGGCGTCGGGGTGGGCGTCCTTGAGCTGGCCGAAGGACAGCCCGGTGATATAGGTGATGTAGGAGGGAATCAGCGGCAGCACGCAGGGGGAAAAGAAGGAAAGGATCCCTGCCGTGAAGGCAATCCAGAGTGTGATGTCGGCGCCGCCTTCCATACGTGACTACTCCTTCACCAGCGACTGCAGATAGCTGACCATGTCAGGGGCTGCCCAGTCGCGAGCGCCGATGACGTGCTTGACGATGATGCCGTTGCGATCGATGATGAAGGATTCGGGGAAGCGGTACACGCCGTAGCGGGCCTGGACTTCGGCATCGGTGTCCAGCAGCACGGTGAAGGAATGGGGCTGTTTTTTCAGGAATTCGCCGACCGTTTCCCGGCCGTCGGCCTCGACGTTGACCGCCAGCATGACGAAATCCTCTCCCGCCATCACCCGGTTGAGTTTTTCCATGGAAGGCATCTCGGCCAGGCAAGGGGGGCACCAGGTGGCCCAGAGGTTCAACAACACCACCTTGCCCTGCATCTGCGCCAGGGTTACCACCTCATCCTGCATGTTTTTCAGGGCGAAATCGAGGGCCGGCTGGCCGACCCTGACGCCCTGAGTGGGCGTCTCCTGCGGCCGTTGCCCGGCTGCATACCCCAAATAACCCGCCCCTGTTGCCAGCAGCAGTACCACCGCCGCGATTAACGCCTTGCGCATTCCGGGAAAATTCCTTTCATATAGAAATTACGATGTCAGCTGCCATTTCTAACCCTTGACCGGGGAAAAGTCAAGAAGCGTCCTGACCTTCGGGGCTAAAATCACCTTCGTCCCCGGCCCACAGCCGTTCGATCTCATCCATCTCGTCCTCGCTGAAACCGAAGTAGTGGGCCAATTCGTGGATGAGGGTTTCCCGGATCACCTTGAGCAGGGGGTCGCCGGTTTCTTCGACGTAATTTTCCACCGCCATCTGGTAGATGGTGATGACATCGGGGAGGCACTGGCCGTACTCGTGGCCACGCTCGTCCAGCGGCCAGCCGCGGTAGTAGCCGAGCAGGTCCCGGGGGTCGTCGAAGCCGACCTCCTCGAGGGTCTGCGGATCGGGCCAGTCCTCGACCTGTATGCTCAGGTTCTCGACCCGCTCGAGAAAATCGACCGGTATCGACTGGAGGGCCCGCTGCACCAATCTTTCGAAATTCTGCCGATTCAATCCTCATACCCCTGACCGCGGGCGACGCGGAACACCGCACAGAAAGAGGCAACCGCCCTCCCCTGCTCGTCACTCAGCAGCGCCTCGCCATGAAAGGTGCGTCCCTTCGGGCCGCTCACCCTGGCCCGGGCGGTCACCCGGCCTTCCAGGACCGGCGCCAGGAAGGTCAGCCCGATCTCGGTAGTGGCAAAGTGGGTCCCCTCGGGGAGCAGCGACTTGATGGCCATGGCCACCGCCGTGTCGGCCAGCGAGGTCAGGGCGCCGCCGTGCATCAACCCCGCCCCCTGGGCCAGCTTGACCGTAAAGGGGACAGAGAGCACCGCTTCGCCCCCTTCGGCCTTCTCGATGGTCAGCCCGAGCAGCTGCTCGAAGGGGGCGGTGTCCAGCCAGCCCTCCAGCTCGAACTGCCGTTGCTCCGGATCACGAAGGGTTTCCCTGTCAACCAACAGCCTGGACATCGTTATCCCACCCCCGCTCCTGCCGCCTCACTCCTCACGCCTCACTCCTCACTGCCTCAAGGCAGATCCACATAATAACCTCTATTGCCGCGGACGATCAGGAAACTGACCGGGAAGCGGCCGAGCCGTTTGAGCAGCAGCTCGCCGAACTGCTTGGCGCCGGTCACCCGCTCGCCGTCCATTTCGGCCACCAGGTCGCCGCGGCGGATCCCCACCCTGTCCGCAGCCGACCCGGACAGGACCCGGTCGACCACCACCGAGCCGTCGCGATCCCCGACCGTGAAACCGAAAACCTTCTCTGCGTAGCGCGCCCCGTACCCCTCGGGCATGGCGGCCAGCCGCACCTCGCTCTGCAGCTCATCGGTGCCGCGCAGCAGGGAAAGGCGGATCCGGTCATCGGGGGTGTAGGTGGCGAGCAGGTTGGTGAACTCGGTGGGCGATTCGACGGCGATGTCGTCCAGCGCCAGAATCACATCAGCGACCTGCAGGCCGGCATTGGCAGCCGGCGAACCGGCGTCGACCTCGGTGACCAGCACGCCCCCCGCCCCCCGCGAGCGGGCCAGGGCCCTGCCGATATTGCCGGGGATCAACCCGAGGTAGGCCTGGCGGATGCGGCCATGTTCGATCAAATCGCCCAGCACCCGCTTGGCGATGTCGATGGGCACCGAGAACCCGATCCCCTGAGCCTGCTGGGCGATGGCGGTGTTGATGCCGATCAGTTCGCCGTTGATGTTGAGCAGCGGCCCCCCCGAATTGCCGGGGTTGATCAGCGCGTCGGTCTGGATGAACACCGAAACCACCCCGCCCCCCACCGGCAGGCGCCGGCTGGTGGAGCTGACGATGCCTGTGGTGACCGAATGGTCGAGCCCCAGCGGGTTGCCGATGGCGATCACCGTCTCGCCGAGCATCAGGTCGGCCGAGCTGGCCGGGGGCAGATACGGCAGGGGCCCTTCGACCGCGATGCGGATAATGGCCAGGTCGATGCGTTCGTCCTCGCCGACCAGGGTCGCCTCGACCTCCTTTTGGTGGCCGGGCACGGCGACATAGATCTTCGAGGCTTGCTCGATGACGTGGGAGTTGGTCAGGATGTAGCCGCGCGGGTCGATGATGACCCCCGAGCCGATGGACTGGGTCTTGTAGGTACGCTGCGGAGCGAAGCCGCGGAAAAATTCCTCGAAGATCGAGTCGCCGAACCCGAACAGCGGCGAAGCCTGGCGGCGCACGATCTGCTCGGTGCGGATGTTGACCACCGCCGGTCCGGCCTTCTCCACCGCCGCGACGACGGGAGATCGCCGCTCGAAGGCCGCAGCGGTCGACACGACGCTCAAAAGCGCCAACAGCAGCGTCAGCGTCGCGAAGATTCCCCTTGTTTGCTCCTCACTCCTCACTCCTCACTCCTCACTCCTCACTCCTCACTCCTCACTCCTCACTCCTCACTCCTTACTGATCCTATACTTCTCCATCCGGTAAATCAGGGTGTGCCTGGGAATGCGCAGAAAGGCCGCGGCCCGGGTCTGGTTCCAGCCATTGCGGGACAGGGCCTCGCGCACCGCCTCCTTCTCGAGATCCTCCAGGGAATAACCATCCTCGGGGAGGTTGAGCACCCGGTTTTCCGGGGCCGAGGCCCGGCGGGTGATTTTGGGGGGCAGGTCTTCCTTTTCGATCCGGTTGCCGTGGCGCAGAATGATCATCCGCTCCACCACGTTCTCCAACTCGCGGACGTTGCCTGGCCAGCCGTAGGCCTCCAGGCACCCCAGGGCCTCGTCGGAAATGCCGACCTCCAACCCGCCGCCGTGTTTTTTCAGAAAATGCTTGACCAGCAGCGGAATATCCCCCTGGCGGGCCCGCAGCGAGGGGAGGTCGACGGGGATGACCGCCAGCCGGTAGTAGAGATCCTCGCGGAAGGTCCCCTCCTCCATGGCGGCATCAATATCGAGGTTGGTGGCGGCCACCAGGCGCACATCGACCTTACGGGGGGCCCCGCCCACCGGTTCGATCTCCCGCTCCTGCAGGGCGCGCAGCAGCTTCGGCTGCAGCTCCAGCGGCAGCTCGCCGACTTCGTCGAGAAACAGGGTCCCCCCCTCGGCCAGCTCAAATTTCCCCTTGCGGTCCTTGATCGCCCCGGTGAACGCCCCCTTGACGTGACCGAACAGCTCGCTTTCGAGCAGTTCGCGGGGGATGGCGGCGCAGTTCACCGCGACAAAGGGCCCCGCTTTACGCTCGCTGCCGGTGTGGATGGCCCTGGCGATCAACTCCTTGCCGGTGCCGCTCTCGCCGGTGATCAGTACGGTGGCTTCGGTGCCTGCCACCCGCCTAACCACCGAGAATACCTTCTGCATCCCGTCGGACATCCCGACCAGGTGCGAAAAATCGGCCTTTTGATCCAACTCCTCACGGAGCCTGGTGTTCTCGTCCTTGAGCCCGCGGAAGGAAAAGGCCTTTTCCACCACCAGGCAGAGTTCGTCACGGCCGAAGGGCTTGGCCAGGTAGTCGTAGGCGCCCAGTTTCATCGCCTCGACGGCCTTCTCCACCGTGCCGAAGGCGGTGATCACCAGCACCAGGGTCTCGGGCCTGCTCTCCTTGATACGCTTGAGAACCTCGTAACCCGAGAGTCCCGGCATCTGGATGTCGGTAATCACCACCGCCGGGGTTTCCAGGTTGAAAATCCGCAGCCCCTCCTCTCCGTCGGCAGCGGTCACCACCCGGTAGCCGGCCTCGTGAAGGGTGAATTCGGTGACCCGCCGCAGCGAATCGTCGTCGTCGATGACCAGTACGGTCTTGCGTTCCAAATGCGGCTCCTAATTTCAATCTATGGGAATATGAATGAGAAACCGGGTCCCCTCGCCGAGGCGGCTCTGTGCCTGGATGCGCCCGCCGTGCCCCTGAATGATGCGGTGGGTGATGGCCAGACCCAGGCCGGTACCATCCCTGCGGGTGGTGAAAAAGGGGTTGAAGATCCGCTGCAGGTTTTCCGCGGGGATACCCTGGCCGGTATCCGTGAATTCGATGGTCGCCAACTTGGCCTCGCAATGGGTGCGAACGCTCAGAACCCCGCCTCCGGGCATCGCCTGCAGGGCATTGAGCACCAGGTTGAGAAAGGCCTGCTTGAGCTGTTCCTGGTTGCCGGCCAGACGGGGGATCTCCTCCGCCTCGAAGTGGACCTCCACGGCGGCTTTGAGCGCCTGCTGGGCGGTCAGGGTCAAAACCTCGCGCAGAGCCTCGTTGACGGACACCACGCCCCGCTCCGGCGAGGCCGGACGGGCGAATTCGAGAAACTCCTGCACCACCCGGTTGAGGCGATCGACCTCCTTGATCAGGATCTGGCTGAACTCGTAGCGCTTGTCCGCAGGATCGATGCCGTCGCGGAGAATTTCGGCGGTGCCGCGGATCGACCCCAGGGGGTTGCGGATCTCGTGTGCCATGCCGGCCGACAGCTCGCCCAGGGCCGAGAGCCGGTCGGCCCTGCGCAACTGCTCCTCGATCTCCAGGATCAGGTCGGCCTGCTCGCGCAGCTTGCCGTAGCTCTCCTCCAGATGCTGCGCGGTCCGCTGGTAGCGCAGCTTCTGGGTCAGTTCGCGCTGGCTCAGAAAACCGGTGAGAAAGCCGATGATGTTGTACAGCAGGATCTCCAGGTACTGCTCCACGTCCGTGGTCGGATGGTGGCCCCACTGGAACACCACGTGGGGGGCGTAGAGCACGGAAATCCCGATCGCTGCGGCGATCCCGCCGCGCAGGTTGAACCAGAGCCCGCCGAGGACGATGGGAATATAGTAGAGCCGCCGGTAGATATCGTGAAAGAAGACCTCCTGGGTCGCGGTCAGGTAATGCAGGGCCGTGATGCCGAGAATCATTCCCAGCAGGATGGTCAGCCGAATCCAGTCTTGTCTGCGCATACCCTGATTTTTAATCGAAGCGGGGCACGGGTTCAAGTGAATTCACAAGGTTCGCCTGGTCCAGGGAGATTGGCAGCCGAAAAAAACGCCCCCTCCCTGCGGTCAAGAAGGGGGCAACAGGAGACAAAAGCGTTACGCGCGCTTTTGCTTAGAAAAACTTTAGCAGCAATTCCTC
This window encodes:
- a CDS encoding cytochrome c biogenesis CcdA family protein, encoding MEGGADITLWIAFTAGILSFFSPCVLPLIPSYITYITGLSFGQLKDAHPDAKVRLAVLFHSLIFICGFSAVFITLGAVAGLASFTFQEHLREGLGWVQKIGGILIFLFGVHMSGLFHFGILLGEKRVQIHNKPHGFVGTFLVGLAFAAGWTPCIGPILGGILTLVAGTSGGATKGIVLLSAYSAGLGVPFLLSGLLFHGFLGFFNKFRKHIRILEIITGVLLMIAGVLLFFDMFGMLSGYLYRWVPMTG
- a CDS encoding TlpA disulfide reductase family protein, with product MRKALIAAVVLLLATGAGYLGYAAGQRPQETPTQGVRVGQPALDFALKNMQDEVVTLAQMQGKVVLLNLWATWCPPCLAEMPSMEKLNRVMAGEDFVMLAVNVEADGRETVGEFLKKQPHSFTVLLDTDAEVQARYGVYRFPESFIIDRNGIIVKHVIGARDWAAPDMVSYLQSLVKE
- a CDS encoding metallopeptidase family protein; the protein is MNRQNFERLVQRALQSIPVDFLERVENLSIQVEDWPDPQTLEEVGFDDPRDLLGYYRGWPLDERGHEYGQCLPDVITIYQMAVENYVEETGDPLLKVIRETLIHELAHYFGFSEDEMDEIERLWAGDEGDFSPEGQDAS
- a CDS encoding PaaI family thioesterase, with product MSRLLVDRETLRDPEQRQFELEGWLDTAPFEQLLGLTIEKAEGGEAVLSVPFTVKLAQGAGLMHGGALTSLADTAVAMAIKSLLPEGTHFATTEIGLTFLAPVLEGRVTARARVSGPKGRTFHGEALLSDEQGRAVASFCAVFRVARGQGYED
- a CDS encoding trypsin-like peptidase domain-containing protein — protein: MRSEEQTRGIFATLTLLLALLSVVSTAAAFERRSPVVAAVEKAGPAVVNIRTEQIVRRQASPLFGFGDSIFEEFFRGFAPQRTYKTQSIGSGVIIDPRGYILTNSHVIEQASKIYVAVPGHQKEVEATLVGEDERIDLAIIRIAVEGPLPYLPPASSADLMLGETVIAIGNPLGLDHSVTTGIVSSTSRRLPVGGGVVSVFIQTDALINPGNSGGPLLNINGELIGINTAIAQQAQGIGFSVPIDIAKRVLGDLIEHGRIRQAYLGLIPGNIGRALARSRGAGGVLVTEVDAGSPAANAGLQVADVILALDDIAVESPTEFTNLLATYTPDDRIRLSLLRGTDELQSEVRLAAMPEGYGARYAEKVFGFTVGDRDGSVVVDRVLSGSAADRVGIRRGDLVAEMDGERVTGAKQFGELLLKRLGRFPVSFLIVRGNRGYYVDLP
- a CDS encoding sigma-54-dependent transcriptional regulator — translated: MERKTVLVIDDDDSLRRVTEFTLHEAGYRVVTAADGEEGLRIFNLETPAVVITDIQMPGLSGYEVLKRIKESRPETLVLVITAFGTVEKAVEAMKLGAYDYLAKPFGRDELCLVVEKAFSFRGLKDENTRLREELDQKADFSHLVGMSDGMQKVFSVVRRVAGTEATVLITGESGTGKELIARAIHTGSERKAGPFVAVNCAAIPRELLESELFGHVKGAFTGAIKDRKGKFELAEGGTLFLDEVGELPLELQPKLLRALQEREIEPVGGAPRKVDVRLVAATNLDIDAAMEEGTFREDLYYRLAVIPVDLPSLRARQGDIPLLVKHFLKKHGGGLEVGISDEALGCLEAYGWPGNVRELENVVERMIILRHGNRIEKEDLPPKITRRASAPENRVLNLPEDGYSLEDLEKEAVREALSRNGWNQTRAAAFLRIPRHTLIYRMEKYRISKE
- a CDS encoding two-component system sensor histidine kinase NtrB; amino-acid sequence: MRRQDWIRLTILLGMILGITALHYLTATQEVFFHDIYRRLYYIPIVLGGLWFNLRGGIAAAIGISVLYAPHVVFQWGHHPTTDVEQYLEILLYNIIGFLTGFLSQRELTQKLRYQRTAQHLEESYGKLREQADLILEIEEQLRRADRLSALGELSAGMAHEIRNPLGSIRGTAEILRDGIDPADKRYEFSQILIKEVDRLNRVVQEFLEFARPASPERGVVSVNEALREVLTLTAQQALKAAVEVHFEAEEIPRLAGNQEQLKQAFLNLVLNALQAMPGGGVLSVRTHCEAKLATIEFTDTGQGIPAENLQRIFNPFFTTRRDGTGLGLAITHRIIQGHGGRIQAQSRLGEGTRFLIHIPID